In Balearica regulorum gibbericeps isolate bBalReg1 chromosome 2, bBalReg1.pri, whole genome shotgun sequence, one DNA window encodes the following:
- the NUP153 gene encoding nuclear pore complex protein Nup153 isoform X1 produces the protein MASGGGGGGVGGGGKIRTRRYHLGAAKPPYARSKQQGIISRVTESVKNIVPGWLQKYFNKSEDECVDTNESTNQEENPVNYHHDYANEDTIMIDGRVTPESARINLEEPSTSRSALNFSDVLTRPSLHRSHLNCTMLDSTVPHCQPSTSSSLGIGSPGLSLVKEIKDSTSQHDDDNISTTSGFSSRASDKDITVSKNTSAPLLWSTEAERSHSLSQQPAASSKKPAFNLSAFGSPSPSLGNTSVFKTSQFGDSPFYPGKTTYGGAAAAARETQARIAPYQPPVRRQMKAKQASAQSYGVTSSTARRILQSLEKMSSPLADAKRIPSSVSSPLSSPVDRTVLNITSFQSKRKQMESQHPPVQKLVTPKAISLSATRTQYFKPSLSPATDSSKIHQRVDTKHKGMREKSSPAEQRVKPSESNLTYPKFSTPASNGLSSGGGVVGGGKMRRERGVHYISKPGQEQQEVEEPVLPKVPLPISTASLPSFNFSFLASSTASSSPSTVSTAVMNKVQPASNVGSPVFRFSSPIVKSTEAEVLPPLPQIGFTFSVPVVKSAELSGSSDTPVTSLLTLDTATVNSTSNRKEEKEEYHGPSKPAKILKEGSVLDILKSPGFASVKTHSSTSAQPVTSTVVYTRPAISSFSAGKDTSKQAPSFGQSDTHDPCLQNKTTNRKCVICQAAEVSTVESTKQTISSSQCVASKAAVPTAGTLGFEDKFKTAPNTWDCDTCLVQNKPEATKCIACETPKPGTGVMPALTLPVVTDNSVTVTSSSSSTDTTVTMGFGDKFKKPKGSWDCAVCLVLNKAEDSKCVACQSDKPGSSVPVTSSSVSAFSTTSGGFLDLDKFKKPEGSWDCEVCLVQNKAEATKCVACESAKPGTKAELKGLGTAIVSTNAAMPSFTFGVQSSSSESSHTLGSTGNFKFGEQGSFKFGLASESASSSAVTEGFKFPTCSGDFKFGVSSSDSKSEDSKKEGKSNSFTFGLPSTSSQAPSTFQFGTASLGQPEKKEEPVLGGFGFGTSSTSTSIVTNENKTGVSGFTFGTVTEKEAASTALAFKKSDEKKDETLSTKGGFSFGTVESAPASQFVLGRTEEKQDSVTSAAPLAFGKKAENEELKAPPIFSGGAAEHTKEESTAKPIFNFSFLKPSEKETEQAKPSFAFGAQTSTSDQGAAKPTFSFLSSSSSSAVVPTTSANSSSVFGSAISSSNPQPVPAPFVFGQPSNTVSSSVFGNSAESAASQSFGFSQENKPATTTSSTGTALTSFLFGSGASSTNAANSGFTFGATTTSSSTGSSSSFLFGSGPSAPAAGPAFGTSQPPAFGQSQGSSQPSAPSFGSLATTLFSAGAQPAPPAFGSVTSSTQPSVFGQQATQQPGFGSGTPSAGSVFQFGSNTSNFNFPSNPGVFTFGANPPAPAAPAQPSGSSGFSFSQPPAFTVGTNGKNVFSASGSSVSGRKIKTAVRRRK, from the exons CAGGGAATCATTAGCAGAGTGACAGAATCGGTGAAAAACATTGTACCAGGATGGTTACAGAAGTATTTCAATAAAAGTGAAGATGAATGTGTAGATACAAATGAATCTACAAACCAGGAAGAGAATCCAGTAAACTATCACCATGATTATGCAAATGAAGATACCATAATGATTGATGGGAGAGTCACGCCTGAATCAGCAAGAATTAATTTAGAAG AACCATCCACAAGTAGATCTGCATTGAACTTCTCAGATGTGTTAACAAGGCCCTCTCTTCATCGGAGCCATTTGAACTGTACCATGTTGGATTCCACAGTGCCGCATTGCCAGCCCTCTACATCTTCTTCACTTGGCATCGGCAGTCCTGGACTGTctcttgtaaaagaaataaaagattctACCTCTCAGCATGATGATGATAACATCTCAACAACCAGTGGCTTCTCCTCTAGAGCATCTGATAAAG ATATCACAGtttcaaaaaatacttcagcacCACTGCTTTGGTCCACAGAGGCTGAAAGATCTCATTCCCTCTCACAGCAACCTGCAGCTAGCTCTAAAAAACCTGCATTCAATTTATCTGCTTTTGGATCTCCCTCTCCT TCACTTGGAAACACTTCTGTCTTTAAGACAAGCCAGTTTGGGGATTCTCCATTTTACCCTGGAAAGACTACTTACGgtggtgcagctgcagcagcaagggagACACAAGCACGAATCGCTCCTTATCAG CCACCAGTAAGAAGACAAATGAAAGCTAAACAAGCAAGTGCGCAGTCCTATGGCGTGACAAGTTCCACAGCACGGCGCATCTTGCAGTCATTGGAGAAGATGTCAAGTCCTTTGGCG GATGCTAAAAGGATTCCGTCTTCTGTTTCTAGTCCACTGTCTTCT ccTGTGGACAGGACTGTGCTGAATATTACCAGCTTCCAGTCCAAACGAAAACAG ATGGAATCACAGCATCCACCTGTCCAGAAACTCGTGACACCAAAGGCAATCTCTCTGTCAGCGACTCGGACCCAGTATTTTAAACCATCTCTGAGTCCAGCTACTGATTCCAGCAAAATTCACCAGAGGGTAGATACAAAGCACAAA GGCATGAGAGAGAAGAGCTCTCCTGCAGAACAACGAGTAAAACCATCTGAAAG CAATTTGACCTACCCTAAATTCAGTACTCCTGCATCCAACGGTCTGTCTTCAGGAGGAGGAGTGGTTGGTGGTGGCAAGatgagaagggaaagaggagtACACTATATATCAAAACCTGGACAAGAACAACAG GAAGTGGAGGAACCAGTACTACCGAAAGTACCCCTACCCATCAGTACTGCATCGCTGCCTTCATTCAACTTTAGTTTTCTTGCCAGTAGTACTGCCTCATCGTCACCAAGCACTGTTTCGACAGCAGTGATGAACAAG gTACAACCAGCAAGTAATGTTGGCAGTCCTGTGTTCAGATTTTCATCTCCAATTGTGAAATCTACTGAGGCAGAAGTGCTACCTCCGTTGCCt CAGATTGGGTTTACATTTAGTGTTCCTGTGGTAAAATCAGCAGAGCTTTCTGGATCCAGTGATACACCAGTGACGTCCTTACTTACTCTAG ataCTGCCACTGTAAACAGCACCAGCaataggaaggaagaaaaagaagaatacCATGGCCCCTCCAAACCTGCGAAGATCTTAAAGGAAGGAAGTGTGTTAGACATTCTAAAGAGCCCCG gcTTTGCATCTGTGAAAACACACTCCTCTACATCTGCACAGCCTGTTACAAGCACAGTGGTCTATACAAGGCCTGCAATAAGTAGTTTTTCTGCAGGTAAAGACACCTCTAAACAAGCACCCTCATTTGGGCAGTCTGACACACATGACCCatgtctgcaaaacaaaaccacaaatcgCAAATGTGTAATATGTCAAGCTGCTGAAGTATCAACAGTTGAGAGTACGAAACAGACTATAAGCTCAAGTCAATGTGTTGCCTCCAAGGCAGCAGTCCCTACAGCAGGGACACTGGGTTTTgaagacaaatttaaaacagCACCCAACACATGGGATTGTGATACCTGTCTGGTCCAGAACAAACCTGAAGCTACAAAATGTATAGCATGTGAGACACCAAAGCCTGGAACAGGAGTAATGCCTGCTCTGACATTGCCAGTGGTCACAGACAACTCAGTGACAGTGacatcctcctccagcagcactgaCACAACAGTCACTATGGGGTTTGGAGACAAATTTAAGAAGCCAAAAGGCTCTTGGGACTGTGCGGTGTGCCTTGTGTTAAATAAGGCAGAAGACAGCAAATGTGTAGCTTGTCAGTCTGATAAACCAG GGAGTTCAGTGCCTGTGACCAGTAgcagtgtttctgcattttctacTACTTCTGGAGGATTCCTGGATTTAGACAAATTCAAGAAGCCCGAAGGAAGCTGGGATTGTGAGGTCTGCTTGGTCCAAAACAAAGCGGAAGCCACAAAATGTGTAGCCTGTGAAAGTGCAAAGCCAGGCACCAAAGCAGAGCTCAAAG GTCTTGGTACTGCTATTGTATCCACAAATGCTGCAATGCCATCATTTACATTTGGTGTCCAGTCATCCTCCTCTGAATCTTCTCATACGTTAGGTAGCacaggaaattttaaatttggagAACAAGGGAGCTTCAAGTTTGGCCTTGCATCTGAATCTGCATCTTCCAGTGCTGTGACTGAGGGATTTAAGTTTCCTACTTGTTCCGGGGACTTCAAATTTGGAGTTTCTTCCTCAGACTCTAAATCAGAAGACAgtaaaaaagaaggtaaaagtAACAGTTTTACCTTTGGACTTCCATCTACAAGCAGTCAGGCTCCTTCAACATTTCAGTTTGGGACAGCAAGCCTGGGACAGCcggaaaagaaagaggaaccAGTTTTGGGAGGCTTTGGTTTTGGCACAAGTTCTACTTCTACTTCCATAGTTACCAATGAGAATAAAACTGGAGTCAGTGGCTTCACTTTTGGAACTGTGACAGAAAAGGAGGCAGCATCAACTGCTCTTGCATTTAAGAAGTCGGATGAGAAAAAGGATGAAACCCTTTCAACAAAGGGAGGCTTCTCCTTTGGCACTGTGGAGTCTGCACCTGCCTCTCAGTTTGTTTTGGGAAGgacagaagagaagcaggacTCTGTCACTTCTGCTGCTCCACtagcatttggaaagaaagctgaaaatgaagagtTAAAGGCACCACCTATCTTTTCAGGTGGGGCGGCTGAGCATACCAAAGAGGAGAGCACAGCAAAACCTATATTCAATTTTAGTTTCCTTAAACCATCAGAGAAGGAAACTGAACAGGCAAAGCCATCTTTTGCATTTGGGGCACAAACCAGTACTTCAG ATCAAGGAGCAGCAAAGCCAACCTTCAGCTTCTTGAGCTCAAGTTCCTCCAGCGCAGTTGTGCCCACCACTTCAGCCAACAGCAGCAGTGTGTTTGGCAGTGCCATCTCTTCCTCAAATCCTCAGCCAGTTCCCGCTCCCTTCGTGTTTGGACAACCCAGCAACACTGTGAGCAGCTCTGTTTTTGGCAATTCTGCAGAATCTGCAGCGTCTCAGTCATTTGGCTTCtctcaagaaaacaaaccagcaacCACAACTTCCAGCACCGGCACGGCTCTTACTTCATTTCTCTTTGGTTCCGGAGCCAGCAGTACCAATGCAGCAAATTCAGGCTTTACCTTCGGAGCCACAACCACATCAAGTTCAACag GGTCGtcctcttcatttctgtttggCTCGGGGCCTTCAGCGCCTGCTGCTGGCCCAGCATTTGGCACCAGTCAGCCACCAGCATTTGGCCAGAGCCAAGGGTCCAGCCAGCCAAGCGCTCCGAGTTTTGGATCGCTGGCGACAACGCTGTTTTCAGCTGGTGCTCAGCCTGCTCCTCCCGCCTTTGGCTCGGTGACGAGCAGTACTCAGCCCTCTGTGTTCGGACAGCAAGCGACCCAACAGCCAGGGTTTGGCTCTGGGACCCCCAGTGCTG GTTCTGTATTCCAGTTTGGAAGTAACACTTCTAATTTCAACTTCCCAAGTAACCCAGGAGTATTTACTTTTGGTGCAAATCCTCCTGCACCAGCAGCGCCCGCGCAGCCTTCTGGCTCTTCAGGATTTTCATTCAGCCAGCCTCCGGCGTTTACAGTGGG GACTAATGGGAAAAACGTTTTCTCTGCATCTGGATCTTCAGTTTCTGGTCGGAAGATAAAGACTGCAGTTAGACGTAGAAAATAA
- the NUP153 gene encoding nuclear pore complex protein Nup153 isoform X3 → MASGGGGGGVGGGGKIRTRRYHLGAAKPPYARSKQQGIISRVTESVKNIVPGWLQKYFNKSEDECVDTNESTNQEENPVNYHHDYANEDTIMIDGRVTPESARINLEEPSTSRSALNFSDVLTRPSLHRSHLNCTMLDSTVPHCQPSTSSSLGIGSPGLSLVKEIKDSTSQHDDDNISTTSGFSSRASDKDITVSKNTSAPLLWSTEAERSHSLSQQPAASSKKPAFNLSAFGSPSPSLGNTSVFKTSQFGDSPFYPGKTTYGGAAAAARETQARIAPYQPPVRRQMKAKQASAQSYGVTSSTARRILQSLEKMSSPLADAKRIPSSVSSPLSSPVDRTVLNITSFQSKRKQMESQHPPVQKLVTPKAISLSATRTQYFKPSLSPATDSSKIHQRVDTKHKGMREKSSPAEQRVKPSESNLTYPKFSTPASNGLSSGGGVVGGGKMRRERGVHYISKPGQEQQEVEEPVLPKVPLPISTASLPSFNFSFLASSTASSSPSTVSTAVMNKVQPASNVGSPVFRFSSPIVKSTEAEVLPPLPIGFTFSVPVVKSAELSGSSDTPVTSLLTLDTATVNSTSNRKEEKEEYHGPSKPAKILKEGSVLDILKSPGFASVKTHSSTSAQPVTSTVVYTRPAISSFSAGKDTSKQAPSFGQSDTHDPCLQNKTTNRKCVICQAAEVSTVESTKQTISSSQCVASKAAVPTAGTLGFEDKFKTAPNTWDCDTCLVQNKPEATKCIACETPKPGTGVMPALTLPVVTDNSVTVTSSSSSTDTTVTMGFGDKFKKPKGSWDCAVCLVLNKAEDSKCVACQSDKPGSSVPVTSSSVSAFSTTSGGFLDLDKFKKPEGSWDCEVCLVQNKAEATKCVACESAKPGTKAELKGLGTAIVSTNAAMPSFTFGVQSSSSESSHTLGSTGNFKFGEQGSFKFGLASESASSSAVTEGFKFPTCSGDFKFGVSSSDSKSEDSKKEGKSNSFTFGLPSTSSQAPSTFQFGTASLGQPEKKEEPVLGGFGFGTSSTSTSIVTNENKTGVSGFTFGTVTEKEAASTALAFKKSDEKKDETLSTKGGFSFGTVESAPASQFVLGRTEEKQDSVTSAAPLAFGKKAENEELKAPPIFSGGAAEHTKEESTAKPIFNFSFLKPSEKETEQAKPSFAFGAQTSTSDQGAAKPTFSFLSSSSSSAVVPTTSANSSSVFGSAISSSNPQPVPAPFVFGQPSNTVSSSVFGNSAESAASQSFGFSQENKPATTTSSTGTALTSFLFGSGASSTNAANSGFTFGATTTSSSTGSSSSFLFGSGPSAPAAGPAFGTSQPPAFGQSQGSSQPSAPSFGSLATTLFSAGAQPAPPAFGSVTSSTQPSVFGQQATQQPGFGSGTPSAGSVFQFGSNTSNFNFPSNPGVFTFGANPPAPAAPAQPSGSSGFSFSQPPAFTVGTNGKNVFSASGSSVSGRKIKTAVRRRK, encoded by the exons CAGGGAATCATTAGCAGAGTGACAGAATCGGTGAAAAACATTGTACCAGGATGGTTACAGAAGTATTTCAATAAAAGTGAAGATGAATGTGTAGATACAAATGAATCTACAAACCAGGAAGAGAATCCAGTAAACTATCACCATGATTATGCAAATGAAGATACCATAATGATTGATGGGAGAGTCACGCCTGAATCAGCAAGAATTAATTTAGAAG AACCATCCACAAGTAGATCTGCATTGAACTTCTCAGATGTGTTAACAAGGCCCTCTCTTCATCGGAGCCATTTGAACTGTACCATGTTGGATTCCACAGTGCCGCATTGCCAGCCCTCTACATCTTCTTCACTTGGCATCGGCAGTCCTGGACTGTctcttgtaaaagaaataaaagattctACCTCTCAGCATGATGATGATAACATCTCAACAACCAGTGGCTTCTCCTCTAGAGCATCTGATAAAG ATATCACAGtttcaaaaaatacttcagcacCACTGCTTTGGTCCACAGAGGCTGAAAGATCTCATTCCCTCTCACAGCAACCTGCAGCTAGCTCTAAAAAACCTGCATTCAATTTATCTGCTTTTGGATCTCCCTCTCCT TCACTTGGAAACACTTCTGTCTTTAAGACAAGCCAGTTTGGGGATTCTCCATTTTACCCTGGAAAGACTACTTACGgtggtgcagctgcagcagcaagggagACACAAGCACGAATCGCTCCTTATCAG CCACCAGTAAGAAGACAAATGAAAGCTAAACAAGCAAGTGCGCAGTCCTATGGCGTGACAAGTTCCACAGCACGGCGCATCTTGCAGTCATTGGAGAAGATGTCAAGTCCTTTGGCG GATGCTAAAAGGATTCCGTCTTCTGTTTCTAGTCCACTGTCTTCT ccTGTGGACAGGACTGTGCTGAATATTACCAGCTTCCAGTCCAAACGAAAACAG ATGGAATCACAGCATCCACCTGTCCAGAAACTCGTGACACCAAAGGCAATCTCTCTGTCAGCGACTCGGACCCAGTATTTTAAACCATCTCTGAGTCCAGCTACTGATTCCAGCAAAATTCACCAGAGGGTAGATACAAAGCACAAA GGCATGAGAGAGAAGAGCTCTCCTGCAGAACAACGAGTAAAACCATCTGAAAG CAATTTGACCTACCCTAAATTCAGTACTCCTGCATCCAACGGTCTGTCTTCAGGAGGAGGAGTGGTTGGTGGTGGCAAGatgagaagggaaagaggagtACACTATATATCAAAACCTGGACAAGAACAACAG GAAGTGGAGGAACCAGTACTACCGAAAGTACCCCTACCCATCAGTACTGCATCGCTGCCTTCATTCAACTTTAGTTTTCTTGCCAGTAGTACTGCCTCATCGTCACCAAGCACTGTTTCGACAGCAGTGATGAACAAG gTACAACCAGCAAGTAATGTTGGCAGTCCTGTGTTCAGATTTTCATCTCCAATTGTGAAATCTACTGAGGCAGAAGTGCTACCTCCGTTGCCt ATTGGGTTTACATTTAGTGTTCCTGTGGTAAAATCAGCAGAGCTTTCTGGATCCAGTGATACACCAGTGACGTCCTTACTTACTCTAG ataCTGCCACTGTAAACAGCACCAGCaataggaaggaagaaaaagaagaatacCATGGCCCCTCCAAACCTGCGAAGATCTTAAAGGAAGGAAGTGTGTTAGACATTCTAAAGAGCCCCG gcTTTGCATCTGTGAAAACACACTCCTCTACATCTGCACAGCCTGTTACAAGCACAGTGGTCTATACAAGGCCTGCAATAAGTAGTTTTTCTGCAGGTAAAGACACCTCTAAACAAGCACCCTCATTTGGGCAGTCTGACACACATGACCCatgtctgcaaaacaaaaccacaaatcgCAAATGTGTAATATGTCAAGCTGCTGAAGTATCAACAGTTGAGAGTACGAAACAGACTATAAGCTCAAGTCAATGTGTTGCCTCCAAGGCAGCAGTCCCTACAGCAGGGACACTGGGTTTTgaagacaaatttaaaacagCACCCAACACATGGGATTGTGATACCTGTCTGGTCCAGAACAAACCTGAAGCTACAAAATGTATAGCATGTGAGACACCAAAGCCTGGAACAGGAGTAATGCCTGCTCTGACATTGCCAGTGGTCACAGACAACTCAGTGACAGTGacatcctcctccagcagcactgaCACAACAGTCACTATGGGGTTTGGAGACAAATTTAAGAAGCCAAAAGGCTCTTGGGACTGTGCGGTGTGCCTTGTGTTAAATAAGGCAGAAGACAGCAAATGTGTAGCTTGTCAGTCTGATAAACCAG GGAGTTCAGTGCCTGTGACCAGTAgcagtgtttctgcattttctacTACTTCTGGAGGATTCCTGGATTTAGACAAATTCAAGAAGCCCGAAGGAAGCTGGGATTGTGAGGTCTGCTTGGTCCAAAACAAAGCGGAAGCCACAAAATGTGTAGCCTGTGAAAGTGCAAAGCCAGGCACCAAAGCAGAGCTCAAAG GTCTTGGTACTGCTATTGTATCCACAAATGCTGCAATGCCATCATTTACATTTGGTGTCCAGTCATCCTCCTCTGAATCTTCTCATACGTTAGGTAGCacaggaaattttaaatttggagAACAAGGGAGCTTCAAGTTTGGCCTTGCATCTGAATCTGCATCTTCCAGTGCTGTGACTGAGGGATTTAAGTTTCCTACTTGTTCCGGGGACTTCAAATTTGGAGTTTCTTCCTCAGACTCTAAATCAGAAGACAgtaaaaaagaaggtaaaagtAACAGTTTTACCTTTGGACTTCCATCTACAAGCAGTCAGGCTCCTTCAACATTTCAGTTTGGGACAGCAAGCCTGGGACAGCcggaaaagaaagaggaaccAGTTTTGGGAGGCTTTGGTTTTGGCACAAGTTCTACTTCTACTTCCATAGTTACCAATGAGAATAAAACTGGAGTCAGTGGCTTCACTTTTGGAACTGTGACAGAAAAGGAGGCAGCATCAACTGCTCTTGCATTTAAGAAGTCGGATGAGAAAAAGGATGAAACCCTTTCAACAAAGGGAGGCTTCTCCTTTGGCACTGTGGAGTCTGCACCTGCCTCTCAGTTTGTTTTGGGAAGgacagaagagaagcaggacTCTGTCACTTCTGCTGCTCCACtagcatttggaaagaaagctgaaaatgaagagtTAAAGGCACCACCTATCTTTTCAGGTGGGGCGGCTGAGCATACCAAAGAGGAGAGCACAGCAAAACCTATATTCAATTTTAGTTTCCTTAAACCATCAGAGAAGGAAACTGAACAGGCAAAGCCATCTTTTGCATTTGGGGCACAAACCAGTACTTCAG ATCAAGGAGCAGCAAAGCCAACCTTCAGCTTCTTGAGCTCAAGTTCCTCCAGCGCAGTTGTGCCCACCACTTCAGCCAACAGCAGCAGTGTGTTTGGCAGTGCCATCTCTTCCTCAAATCCTCAGCCAGTTCCCGCTCCCTTCGTGTTTGGACAACCCAGCAACACTGTGAGCAGCTCTGTTTTTGGCAATTCTGCAGAATCTGCAGCGTCTCAGTCATTTGGCTTCtctcaagaaaacaaaccagcaacCACAACTTCCAGCACCGGCACGGCTCTTACTTCATTTCTCTTTGGTTCCGGAGCCAGCAGTACCAATGCAGCAAATTCAGGCTTTACCTTCGGAGCCACAACCACATCAAGTTCAACag GGTCGtcctcttcatttctgtttggCTCGGGGCCTTCAGCGCCTGCTGCTGGCCCAGCATTTGGCACCAGTCAGCCACCAGCATTTGGCCAGAGCCAAGGGTCCAGCCAGCCAAGCGCTCCGAGTTTTGGATCGCTGGCGACAACGCTGTTTTCAGCTGGTGCTCAGCCTGCTCCTCCCGCCTTTGGCTCGGTGACGAGCAGTACTCAGCCCTCTGTGTTCGGACAGCAAGCGACCCAACAGCCAGGGTTTGGCTCTGGGACCCCCAGTGCTG GTTCTGTATTCCAGTTTGGAAGTAACACTTCTAATTTCAACTTCCCAAGTAACCCAGGAGTATTTACTTTTGGTGCAAATCCTCCTGCACCAGCAGCGCCCGCGCAGCCTTCTGGCTCTTCAGGATTTTCATTCAGCCAGCCTCCGGCGTTTACAGTGGG GACTAATGGGAAAAACGTTTTCTCTGCATCTGGATCTTCAGTTTCTGGTCGGAAGATAAAGACTGCAGTTAGACGTAGAAAATAA